DNA from Gammaproteobacteria bacterium:
TTCGACCAGCAGAATCGCGCAGAGGATCGACGGGCCGATCCAGAGCTGCGGCCAGAGCCACCGCCGCTCCTCCTCGATCGTCGCGTCGCCGAGATTCAGCATCATCACGGCGAACACGAACAGGACAATGATCGCGCCGGCGTAGACGATCACCTCGAGGACGGCGGCGAACGGCGCGCCCAGCGTGAAGAAGACGGCCGCGAGCGCGAGCAGCGACACGATGAAGTACAAGAGCGCGTGCATCGCGTTCAGGCGCGTGATCGTCATGATCGTCGCGAGGACCGCCACGGCGCCCGAGATGTAGAAGACGGCCGTCACGGCATCAGCCCCCGCACGTCGATGGGCGGCGCCTCGTTCTCGGCCTCGCCCTTGTCCTTGCCGCCGATTGCGAGCCCCGACACTCTGTAGAAGCTGTAGCCGGGATACTTGCCGGTGCCGCTGATCAGGAGATCCTGCTTCTCGTAGACCATGTTGCGGCGGTCGTACTCGCTCATCTCGAAGTCCGGCGTGAGCTGGATCGCGTACGTGGGGCAGGCCTCCTCACAGAAGCCGCAATAGATGCAGCGCGAGAAGTTGATGCGGAACCATGCGGGGTACCAGCGGCCGTTCTCGTCCTCGGTCTTCTCGAGCGAAATGCAGTCGACCGGGCAAGCGACCGCGCAGAGATAGCACGCGACGCAGCGCTCCTCGCCGTCCGGATCGCGCGAGAGGATGATCCGGCCCCGATAGCGCGGCGCCAGATACGGCTTCTCCTCCGGGTACTGGATCGTCTCGCGTTTGCGAAAGCCGTGCATGAAAACGCCGGCCATGCTCACGATCTGGCTCCAGAGCACGTCGAGCTGGTATGCGAGCCAGTTCTTCCCGGCCATCACGAAGCCCCTCCGGACGCGCCGTCGCCGAGCGCGACCACGACGGCACCGGTCACGAGCACGTTCAAGAGCGCGAGGGGCAGCAGGAACTTCCAGGCGTACGCCATCAGCTGGTCGTAGCGCGGCCGCGGGAGCGTCGCGCGCAGCAGCAAGTAGAGGCCGACGAACACGGAGACCTTCAGCAGGAACCAGACGATGCCGGGCAGGAAGGCCGGGCCTAGCCAGCCGCCGAAGAAGAGCGTCACGATCATCGCGGAGGCGAGCAGGATGCCGAGATACTCGCCGAGGAAGAACAGGCCGAACTTCATCCCCGAGTACTCGGTGTGGTAGCCCGCGACGAGCTCGTGCTCGGCCTCGGGGAGATCGAACGGCAGCCGGTGCGTCTCGGCGATCGACGCGAGGAAGAACACGAGCAGCCCGACGCACTGCGGGACGAAGTACCACATGCCGCGCTGGGCTTCGACGATCGCGGTGAGGTTGAACGAGCCCGCGAGAATCACGACGCCGACGAGCGAAAGCGCCATGAATACCTCGTAGCTGATCATCTGCGCGGCCGTGCGCAGGCTGCCGAGGAGCGAGTAGTTGTTGTTCGAGGCCCAGCCCGCGAAGGTCACGCTGTAGACCGCGAGCGACGTCATCGCGAGGAAGAAGAGGAGGCCGACGTTGAGGTCGGCGATCACGAGCCCGGGCGCGAACGGCACGACCGCGAACGCGAAGAGCATCGTCACCGCGACGATCGTCGGCGCGATCACGAACACGGGCTTGTCGGCGAGCGGCGGGATCCAGTCTTCCTTCAGCAGGATCTTCACGACGTCCGCGAACGCCTGAAGGATGCCGAAGGGGCCCGCGCGGTTCGGGCCGTAACGGTCCTGCCACCACGCGAGCACGCGCCGCTCGATCCACGTGAGCATCGCGGCGCCGATCAGCAGCACGAGGATCAGCACCGCGAGGAACACGAGCATGCCGAGCGTGCTCATGCCGCGCCTCCGGCGGCGGCGCGGATCACGGCCGTCGGCGCGTCCACGAAAGGCATGCCGGGCAGGCCTGCCGGCAGGCCGGCGATGCCGCGCGCGAGCCCGGAGTCGATCCGCACCGGCAGCGTCAGCGACGTGTCGGGGAGCGCGACCTCGGCGAGTGCGCCGGGCGCGAGGCGGCGCGCGCCGGCTTCGTCCGGATGCAGCGCCACGTAGGGCGGAGGGATGCGCTCCGCGAGCGGGGGCGACGCGGCCGAAAGCTCGTCGCTCCCGAAGATGTGGTGGAGCGCCACGAGCCGCAGGCTGCCGTCGCTCGGCGGCTCGGTGGCCGGGAGGCCCGCGAAGAATCCGTCCGCCGCGCGGGCCTGCGGCTCGACGAGCCGCACGCCGGGGTCGCCGCCGCGCAGGCTGCCGCCGATCTCGTCCTGAAACTTGTTCACCGACTGCACCGAGTTCCAGCGGGGCGCCCAGAAGTACGGGATCAGGGCCGGCGGCATCTTCGGGCCGTAGTAGCCTTCCATCGAGAAGGCCAGCGGCGCGTCGGGGTCGGGCGGCGGCTTGCGCTCGCGGATCTCGACGTTCGCATGCATCGCGGTGCGCCCGCTGTATCGCGCGGGCTCGCGGCTGATCCTGCGCCCCACGGTGCGGAACGATGCGTTCGGCGCGGCGGCCGTGATCCGCTCGAGCGCGGGCACGGAGCGCGCACATTCGGCCGTGACGTCGTCGAGCGTGTGCCAAGCGCAGCGCTCGCCGCGGAAGCGCATCAGCTCGGCGAGCCACCGCCACGACTCGCGAATCTCGCCCTCGGGCACGAAGACCTGGAAGAAGCGCTGCGCGCGCCCCTCGCTGCTGACGAGCGTGCCGTCGCCTTCGGCGAATGCGGCGGCCGGCAGCATGACGTCGGCGCGGCCGGCCGTGGGCGTGAGCGTGTGATCGATGACGACCAGATGCTCGAGACCTGCGCGGAAGCGCTCCGCGAGCGCGCGCGGCATTCGCCGGTCGAGGTCGTTCTCGAGCACGATCGCCGCGCGGACTTCCCCGGCCGCGATTCGCTCGAGCGCGTCGCCGAGGCCGCGGCCGCCGAGGAGCGCCAAGCCCGCGCTGTTGCATTCGGGAAGCATCAGTGCGAGGTCGGCGGCACGCCCGAGCCGCCGGGCGAGCGCGCGCGCGACGTTCGCCGCGGCCTCGATCACGGCCGTGCTGCGCGCGCCGGTGCCCGAGACGACGAGCGGCCGCTCGGCGGCGCCGAGGGCCGCGGCGATCCGGTCCGCGAGCCCGGCCGGGTCGGCCGGCAAATCCGGCGCGTCCGGCGCCGCGCCGTCGAGGCGATGCGCCACCGCGAAGCCGAGCCGCGCGATGCCTTCGGGCGCGTCGCGATACGTGCCGGCGGCGACGGCGTCGAGCTTCGTCGCCTGCGGCGTCGCGATAAACAACGGGCTCCACTGGCCGAGGCCGGCCGTGCGCACCGGCTGATCGAGCCACTCGGGGATCCGGAGCTGCGCCGCAATCTCCTTTTGACGGTTGCGTGCGGCTTGGCGCAGCGTCAACGCGAGCCGCGGCGCGGTGTGTGTCGGGTCCTCGCCGAGCACGAGCACGGCATCCGCGTCGCCGGCTTCGCGCAGCGACGGCGGCCGCGCTCCGCCCTCCGCATAGATCGCGGCCGCCGCCGCGACCAGGCGCCGATCCGTCTCCGAGATGCCCACGTGGAACCGGTCGGCGCCGACGAGCCGCCGCAAGGCGAAGTTCGCTTCGAGCGACGCGCGCGGCGAGCCGATGCCGATCGCGCCGCCGTCGAGCGCGCCGGCGATGCGCTCGAGCGCGTCCTCGATCCCCACCGCTTCGAGCTCGCCGGCCGGGCCGCGCGCGAGCGGCGCGCGGATGCGCGTGTCGCCGTTGACGAAGCCGTAGCCGAAGCGGCCGCGGTCGCAGATGAAGTACCGGTTCACCTCGCCGTTGTAGCGGTTCACGATGCGCCGCAGCCGCCCGTATCGCTCCTGCGGAATGATGTTGCAGCCGAGGCTGCAGTGGACGCAGACGGACGGCGCGGACTGAAGATCCCATTTGCGCACGTAGCGGTCGCCGAACGGCTTGTCGGTGAAAACGCCCGTGGGGCAGACCTCCGCGAGATTGCCGCTGAACTCGTTCTCGAGGACGCCGTCCTCGTGGCGCCCGAAGTACACGTGGTGATGCGATGCGAACGCGCGCAGATCGTCGCCGCCGGCGTAGTCCTGATAGAAGCGCACGCAGCGGTAGCACGCGATGCAGCGGTTCATCTCGTGGTTGACGAACGGGCCGAGGTACTGATTGCGGAACGTGCGCTTCAGGCCGCGATAACGGCGGTAGTTGTGACCGGTCATCACGGTCATGTCCTGAAGGTGGCACTCGCCGCCTTCCTCGCAGACCGGGCAGTCGTGCGGATGGTTGACCATCAGCCACTCGATCACGCGCGCCCGGAAGTCGCGGGCCTCGGCCTCGTCGAGGCCGATGCGGGTGCCGTCCGCGGCGGGCGTCATGCAGGCCATGACGATCCGGCCCTGCCGGTCGTTCTCGTCGCGATACTGCTTGACGGCGCACTGGCGGCAGGCGCCGACCGAGCCGAGCTCCGGATGCCAGCAGAAGTACGGCAGGTCGAAGCCGAGCGAGAGGCAATGCTCGAGGAGGTTCTTCTCGGGCGCCGCCGGGTACTCGCGATCGTCGACGTAGATCGGCACGGGTTACGGCTCTCCCCGCCGAAAAGGTGGCCGCGGAAAAGGTGTCAGACACGTTTTTTGGGGAACAGGTGTCTGGCACTTTTTCTCTCGCCAAAAAAGTGTCTGACACCTTTTTTCGAGGCTTGCGGTCATCGGTACGGGCACCTCCGTTCGGCGATGTGGCGCTCGAAGTCGTCGCGGAACCACCGGAGCGCGCTTTGCAGCGGCTCCATCGCGCCCGGTGCGTGCGCGCAGAACGTGCGGCCGGGGCCGAGATGGCGCGTGTGCATCTCGAGAAGGTCGAGATCCTCGAAGCGGCCGTCGCCATCGTCGATCGCGGCGAGAAGCTGCTCGACGTAAGGCAGGCCGTCGCGGCACGGCGTGCACCAGCCGCACGACTCCTGTGCGAAGAAGTGCTCGAGGTTGTGGACCATCGCGACGGGGCACGTACGGTCGTCGAGCACGATCATCGTGCCGGTGCCGAGGCGGCTGCCGAGCTTCTGGATGGCATCGAAGTCCATCGGCGCGTCGAGATGCTCCTCGACGAGGAAATCCGTGGATGCGCCGCCGGGGAGAACGCCGCGGAAGCGGTATCCGCCCCGCATTCCTCCCGCGTGCTCCTCGAGCAGCTCGCGTATCGTCGTCCCCATCGGCAGCTCCCACGCGCCGGGGCGCTTCACCTTGCCGCTGACGCCGTAGATCTTCGTGCCCGCGTTGTCGGTGCGGCTCAAGCCTTTGAACCACTCCGCGCCGTTGTTCACGATGTGCGGGACGTTGCAGAGCGTCTCCACGTTGTTCACCACGGTCGGCTTGCCCCAGAGGCCGACCGCCTGCGGGAACGGCGGCTTTGTGCGCGGAATCGCGCGCCGGCCTTCGAGCGCGTTGATCAGCGCCG
Protein-coding regions in this window:
- the nuoF gene encoding NADH-quinone oxidoreductase subunit NuoF, which encodes MERPLTANIRPDREPLDIDGYERAGGYRAVREALQRMTPEDVLAAVTESGLRGRGGAGFPTGQKWSFMPRGEGAPTPRYLIANADEMEPGTFKDRLLLEGDPHLLIEGMIVSAYAIGATTGYIFLRDEYRLAAERLRRALAEAAGRGWLGEHILGTGFSLDIHLHTSAGRYICGEETALINALEGRRAIPRTKPPFPQAVGLWGKPTVVNNVETLCNVPHIVNNGAEWFKGLSRTDNAGTKIYGVSGKVKRPGAWELPMGTTIRELLEEHAGGMRGGYRFRGVLPGGASTDFLVEEHLDAPMDFDAIQKLGSRLGTGTMIVLDDRTCPVAMVHNLEHFFAQESCGWCTPCRDGLPYVEQLLAAIDDGDGRFEDLDLLEMHTRHLGPGRTFCAHAPGAMEPLQSALRWFRDDFERHIAERRCPYR
- the nuoI gene encoding NADH-quinone oxidoreductase subunit NuoI; this translates as MAGKNWLAYQLDVLWSQIVSMAGVFMHGFRKRETIQYPEEKPYLAPRYRGRIILSRDPDGEERCVACYLCAVACPVDCISLEKTEDENGRWYPAWFRINFSRCIYCGFCEEACPTYAIQLTPDFEMSEYDRRNMVYEKQDLLISGTGKYPGYSFYRVSGLAIGGKDKGEAENEAPPIDVRGLMP
- the nuoJ gene encoding NADH-quinone oxidoreductase subunit J, with protein sequence MTAVFYISGAVAVLATIMTITRLNAMHALLYFIVSLLALAAVFFTLGAPFAAVLEVIVYAGAIIVLFVFAVMMLNLGDATIEEERRWLWPQLWIGPSILCAILLVEMLYVLGVGPLGPTGDEVVGAEAVGLALFGPYLLAVEIASMLLLAGLVGSWRLAQRLEARHAEVDAPESAAEAAVPEEAPAERERAVEA
- the nuoH gene encoding NADH-quinone oxidoreductase subunit NuoH — encoded protein: MSTLGMLVFLAVLILVLLIGAAMLTWIERRVLAWWQDRYGPNRAGPFGILQAFADVVKILLKEDWIPPLADKPVFVIAPTIVAVTMLFAFAVVPFAPGLVIADLNVGLLFFLAMTSLAVYSVTFAGWASNNNYSLLGSLRTAAQMISYEVFMALSLVGVVILAGSFNLTAIVEAQRGMWYFVPQCVGLLVFFLASIAETHRLPFDLPEAEHELVAGYHTEYSGMKFGLFFLGEYLGILLASAMIVTLFFGGWLGPAFLPGIVWFLLKVSVFVGLYLLLRATLPRPRYDQLMAYAWKFLLPLALLNVLVTGAVVVALGDGASGGAS
- the nuoG gene encoding NADH-quinone oxidoreductase subunit NuoG → MPIYVDDREYPAAPEKNLLEHCLSLGFDLPYFCWHPELGSVGACRQCAVKQYRDENDRQGRIVMACMTPAADGTRIGLDEAEARDFRARVIEWLMVNHPHDCPVCEEGGECHLQDMTVMTGHNYRRYRGLKRTFRNQYLGPFVNHEMNRCIACYRCVRFYQDYAGGDDLRAFASHHHVYFGRHEDGVLENEFSGNLAEVCPTGVFTDKPFGDRYVRKWDLQSAPSVCVHCSLGCNIIPQERYGRLRRIVNRYNGEVNRYFICDRGRFGYGFVNGDTRIRAPLARGPAGELEAVGIEDALERIAGALDGGAIGIGSPRASLEANFALRRLVGADRFHVGISETDRRLVAAAAAIYAEGGARPPSLREAGDADAVLVLGEDPTHTAPRLALTLRQAARNRQKEIAAQLRIPEWLDQPVRTAGLGQWSPLFIATPQATKLDAVAAGTYRDAPEGIARLGFAVAHRLDGAAPDAPDLPADPAGLADRIAAALGAAERPLVVSGTGARSTAVIEAAANVARALARRLGRAADLALMLPECNSAGLALLGGRGLGDALERIAAGEVRAAIVLENDLDRRMPRALAERFRAGLEHLVVIDHTLTPTAGRADVMLPAAAFAEGDGTLVSSEGRAQRFFQVFVPEGEIRESWRWLAELMRFRGERCAWHTLDDVTAECARSVPALERITAAAPNASFRTVGRRISREPARYSGRTAMHANVEIRERKPPPDPDAPLAFSMEGYYGPKMPPALIPYFWAPRWNSVQSVNKFQDEIGGSLRGGDPGVRLVEPQARAADGFFAGLPATEPPSDGSLRLVALHHIFGSDELSAASPPLAERIPPPYVALHPDEAGARRLAPGALAEVALPDTSLTLPVRIDSGLARGIAGLPAGLPGMPFVDAPTAVIRAAAGGAA